Proteins found in one Micromonospora sp. WMMD1082 genomic segment:
- a CDS encoding Hsp70 family protein, producing the protein MGAAEVRLSIDCGGATTVGVLAWADGGASVLSFDGVPFLPSALYVAADGRVWTGQRAWQAAEEQPSRLIPSPRRPADGELVVDGTRVEAVELAAAPLRRVAAEAERVVGGPVRDVRLVVPAGWGPRRRTWMRQVAHRAGLVQPRLVEVPVAVAEQLAGTGVRLPVGSSVVVVDVGAGAEVTVLRRGPVGFEVLATLADPAAGGASVDAALAAVLTDGQDASGDGVGPWAAVECVRVAKEALVSYSAVTVLFAGQAPVVANRAMLDEAARPVVRRVADLAQECIAAAELSAGDLAGIFCVGGSARLPQLDAAIAERTGITPTVVAEPQLVAAFGAAEAGFVSPGATAAVVVPVPPVRRAIGIAVPGFASLALIWQCIVTAERNNIFLGVYWVEFNLGGLAMAAVFALLACLAAGTVLGSLIAARSPTPDVRTEGGKVSIGILAAVSVGAAIAGLYAVVISQYFAVPVGGYLRWVLWPIVPIAVMAMVMAVVAARQWRTPHGGWSTLLAAPTGSVVAAALGMGLIQYSLTAPRWPHVLVWVDLAGRVGGLLLGVGIVMALVTPLMFRLILAAPVAVIGAAIVNRQSTGILAVCYAVAVAVWWASRVWTHIVHPPVATAGSRRSPPGGG; encoded by the coding sequence ATGGGGGCGGCGGAGGTTCGGCTGTCGATTGACTGTGGTGGCGCCACTACTGTGGGGGTGTTGGCGTGGGCTGACGGTGGTGCGTCGGTGTTGTCGTTTGATGGTGTGCCGTTTCTGCCCAGTGCCCTGTACGTGGCGGCCGATGGGCGGGTGTGGACGGGGCAGCGGGCGTGGCAGGCCGCTGAGGAGCAGCCGAGCAGGTTGATTCCGAGTCCGCGTCGTCCCGCTGACGGTGAGCTGGTGGTCGACGGTACGCGGGTGGAGGCGGTGGAGCTGGCTGCGGCTCCGTTGCGTCGGGTGGCTGCTGAGGCTGAGCGGGTTGTTGGTGGGCCGGTGCGGGATGTGCGGTTGGTGGTGCCGGCGGGGTGGGGGCCGCGTCGGCGTACGTGGATGCGGCAGGTAGCTCATCGTGCGGGTCTTGTGCAGCCGCGTCTGGTGGAGGTTCCGGTGGCGGTGGCCGAGCAGCTGGCGGGGACTGGTGTGCGGCTGCCTGTGGGGTCTTCTGTTGTGGTGGTTGATGTTGGCGCGGGTGCGGAGGTGACGGTGCTGCGCCGGGGTCCTGTGGGCTTCGAGGTGCTGGCGACTTTGGCTGATCCTGCAGCGGGCGGGGCGAGCGTTGATGCGGCGTTGGCGGCGGTGCTGACGGACGGTCAGGATGCTTCTGGGGACGGCGTGGGGCCGTGGGCTGCGGTGGAGTGTGTCCGGGTCGCGAAGGAGGCGTTGGTCTCGTATTCGGCGGTGACGGTGCTGTTCGCCGGTCAGGCGCCGGTGGTCGCGAACCGTGCCATGCTGGATGAGGCGGCTCGGCCGGTGGTGCGTCGCGTCGCGGACCTGGCGCAGGAGTGCATCGCCGCCGCTGAGCTGTCTGCCGGCGATCTGGCGGGGATTTTCTGCGTGGGTGGTAGTGCTCGCTTGCCGCAGCTGGACGCGGCTATTGCTGAGCGTACTGGGATCACGCCGACCGTTGTGGCCGAGCCTCAGCTCGTTGCGGCGTTCGGGGCGGCCGAGGCTGGCTTTGTCAGCCCTGGTGCGACGGCTGCGGTGGTGGTGCCGGTGCCGCCGGTGCGTAGAGCTATCGGGATCGCGGTGCCGGGCTTCGCGTCGTTGGCGTTGATCTGGCAGTGCATCGTGACCGCCGAGCGGAACAACATTTTCCTGGGTGTGTACTGGGTCGAGTTCAACTTGGGTGGGTTGGCGATGGCGGCCGTGTTCGCCCTGCTGGCGTGCCTGGCTGCGGGAACTGTTCTCGGTTCCCTGATCGCTGCGCGAAGTCCCACTCCGGACGTCCGGACGGAGGGTGGGAAGGTCAGTATCGGCATTCTCGCTGCTGTGTCTGTTGGGGCGGCTATCGCGGGGCTTTATGCGGTGGTCATCAGCCAGTACTTCGCGGTGCCGGTGGGTGGCTACCTGCGGTGGGTGCTGTGGCCGATCGTTCCCATCGCGGTGATGGCAATGGTGATGGCGGTGGTTGCTGCCCGGCAGTGGCGTACGCCGCACGGCGGCTGGTCGACGCTGCTGGCCGCGCCGACCGGCTCGGTCGTCGCTGCCGCCCTCGGCATGGGTTTGATCCAGTACTCGCTGACCGCGCCCCGCTGGCCGCACGTGCTGGTGTGGGTCGACCTCGCTGGTCGCGTCGGCGGGCTGCTCCTGGGCGTCGGGATCGTCATGGCACTGGTGACGCCGCTGATGTTCCGCCTCATTTTGGCCGCGCCGGTCGCGGTGATCGGCGCGGCGATCGTCAACCGGCAGTCCACTGGCATTCTCGCCGTCTGCTACGCCGTGGCCGTAGCGGTGTGGTGGGCGTCCCGCGTGTGGACGCACATCGTCCATCCCCCGGTCGCCACCGCAGGATCCCGTCGTTCTCCGCCTGGGGGTGGGTGA
- a CDS encoding BTAD domain-containing putative transcriptional regulator: MRWPRQLMSLLFVLVLLTGPPLVLLVLVGPPIRGWPTGEQARAWVQQPLTEQTLTAALTIGAWLVWLMLAYTVAVRVLLRARATSVWLRRLPLPTPLQATASGMAGAAVLGVTTNTVTAAPPPPPQPVAADATALHDEATPPGGGGGGQSASDGGIGVPGGWLPHDVAVQVAAAAALVWLRRRRDYHPQPISPDGRHDPDLAPLPPTVAGVQAALADSPGPSAPPSGIAALVEALPAGGVGLTGPGALAVGRGLLVTALLTGQHHQARPQLITTRATLSNLLGPAAETLGRRLPLTTVDSIADAVQLVAPGGSCAAVNTADQHQDTQGASTHPRIVLLSEPDGDGHDLRRLADASATAVAVVLGGSLAGPAWHADPAGHLHGPHRPDAPGPQLCVLDQVAATDLLAVIAGPDPTPHPTAPSPPGPVAVSPQRRLPRQATRHQPRRMSPALGHRLRLRVLGDPELLIDGEPVAVRRSAALHVLVYLAAHPAGADTGQLTDAIWPGLPRHSLSGRLYTTLSDLRATIRTASGLHVIDHTDDRYRLHPEHIDVDLWHLNTAIRHAATAINDTRSAWQAILDAYPADLATGRIWPWLDPIRETIRRNIIDVCVCFAAAEPDPHHALTLLQDGIRIDPYNTDLHTHAMHALTALGDSEAAAELHHRYQRTLTHAGLDGGALHRPPVVSPNGPEHV; this comes from the coding sequence GTGCGTTGGCCGCGGCAGCTGATGTCGCTGCTGTTCGTCCTCGTGCTCTTGACGGGTCCGCCGCTGGTGCTTCTGGTCTTGGTTGGTCCGCCGATTCGCGGGTGGCCGACCGGTGAGCAGGCGCGGGCATGGGTGCAGCAGCCGTTGACCGAGCAGACGCTCACCGCCGCGCTGACGATCGGGGCGTGGCTGGTCTGGCTGATGCTCGCCTACACCGTTGCCGTGCGGGTCCTCCTCCGGGCCCGCGCGACCTCGGTATGGCTGCGGCGTCTGCCGCTGCCGACGCCGTTGCAGGCGACGGCCAGCGGGATGGCCGGAGCTGCGGTCCTCGGCGTCACCACCAACACTGTCACCGCCGCCCCGCCGCCACCACCACAGCCGGTAGCGGCAGACGCCACCGCGCTGCACGACGAGGCCACCCCGCCCGGTGGCGGTGGCGGTGGCCAGAGCGCGTCCGATGGTGGGATCGGTGTGCCCGGAGGCTGGCTGCCCCACGACGTCGCGGTGCAGGTCGCCGCTGCCGCCGCGCTGGTCTGGCTGCGCCGCCGCCGCGACTACCACCCCCAACCGATCAGCCCGGACGGCCGCCACGACCCCGACCTCGCGCCGCTGCCCCCTACCGTCGCCGGGGTGCAGGCCGCACTCGCCGACTCGCCCGGACCGTCGGCGCCCCCGAGCGGGATCGCGGCGCTGGTCGAGGCTCTCCCGGCCGGCGGAGTGGGCCTCACCGGGCCAGGTGCTCTCGCCGTCGGCCGAGGACTGCTGGTCACCGCCCTCCTAACCGGGCAACATCACCAGGCGCGCCCACAGCTGATCACCACCAGGGCCACACTCTCCAACCTCCTCGGCCCGGCCGCCGAAACCCTCGGCCGCCGTCTGCCGCTCACCACCGTCGACAGCATCGCCGACGCGGTCCAGCTCGTCGCACCCGGCGGCTCCTGCGCTGCTGTGAACACCGCCGATCAGCACCAGGACACGCAAGGGGCGAGCACTCATCCCAGGATCGTGCTTCTCAGCGAACCCGACGGCGACGGACATGACCTGAGGCGACTCGCCGATGCCAGCGCCACCGCTGTGGCGGTCGTGTTGGGAGGATCGCTGGCTGGGCCGGCCTGGCATGCCGACCCGGCAGGCCACCTACACGGCCCACACCGCCCCGATGCGCCTGGACCACAGCTCTGCGTCCTGGACCAGGTGGCCGCCACCGACCTGCTCGCCGTCATCGCCGGTCCCGATCCGACACCCCACCCGACCGCCCCGAGCCCTCCGGGCCCCGTTGCGGTGTCACCGCAGCGGCGGCTGCCCCGGCAGGCCACCCGACACCAGCCCCGCCGCATGTCCCCGGCCCTCGGCCATCGGCTGCGCCTGCGCGTCCTGGGTGATCCCGAACTGCTTATCGACGGTGAGCCCGTTGCCGTGCGCCGCAGCGCCGCCCTTCACGTCCTGGTCTACCTCGCCGCTCACCCGGCCGGCGCCGACACCGGCCAGCTCACCGACGCCATCTGGCCAGGACTGCCCCGCCACTCCCTCAGCGGACGGCTCTACACCACACTCAGCGACCTACGCGCCACGATCCGGACCGCCAGCGGGCTGCACGTCATCGACCACACCGACGACCGCTACCGGCTCCACCCCGAGCACATCGACGTCGACCTGTGGCACCTGAACACCGCCATCCGCCACGCCGCCACCGCGATCAACGACACCCGCAGCGCCTGGCAGGCCATCCTCGACGCCTACCCCGCCGACCTCGCGACCGGACGCATCTGGCCCTGGCTCGACCCGATCCGCGAAACGATCCGCCGGAACATCATCGACGTCTGCGTCTGCTTCGCCGCCGCCGAACCGGACCCACACCACGCCCTCACGCTGCTACAAGACGGCATCCGCATCGACCCCTACAACACTGACCTGCACACACACGCCATGCACGCTCTCACCGCCCTGGGCGACAGTGAGGCCGCCGCCGAGCTGCACCACCGCTACCAGCGGACCCTCACCCACGCCGGCCTCGACGGCGGCGCCCTCCACCGCCCGCCGGTGGTGTCACCGAACGGGCCCGAGCACGTGTAG
- a CDS encoding DUF5954 family protein yields the protein MVYRDGRVPDHLLINIERRDDPVSAVSEDDARRRSVAYPRLMWGAPIFGCAGEVDGRWRIVGLDAEEPQHARDSLASHLRRLLSETPDTAEHAAVRAAYKTAYEVLDWEPVNELAVGGRRYRIIRAQPFIRMGPDGPEPPRPTDADPYPPGEAQRTTSPVNGFVIDPAAGTGLTDGLVRMEMVTASYQAESVPEDVRADSRRAVATHPNVVLLPVGFTVGGYVDGRWRPRSLATYPTPQAARDAESFTIADIPRDENTSMEDLMEAYARARAAHRPPRTDDFEVGGVRCRVTRVETFIRFGPDGPEGPRPSDRDSFPPPASQVHQLRAQGLMPDPD from the coding sequence ATGGTCTATCGCGATGGGCGGGTGCCCGATCACCTGTTGATCAACATTGAGCGGCGGGATGATCCCGTGTCGGCGGTGTCGGAGGATGATGCCCGACGCCGCTCGGTCGCCTATCCCAGGTTGATGTGGGGTGCGCCGATCTTCGGCTGTGCGGGGGAGGTGGACGGCCGGTGGCGGATCGTGGGGCTGGACGCCGAGGAGCCGCAGCATGCCCGGGACAGCCTGGCGTCGCATTTGCGGCGGCTGCTCAGCGAGACGCCGGACACTGCTGAGCACGCGGCCGTGCGGGCGGCGTACAAGACGGCGTACGAGGTGCTCGACTGGGAGCCGGTCAACGAGCTTGCCGTCGGCGGTCGTCGTTACCGGATCATCCGGGCGCAGCCGTTCATCCGGATGGGCCCGGACGGGCCGGAGCCGCCTCGACCCACCGACGCGGATCCGTACCCGCCGGGCGAGGCACAGCGGACCACGTCGCCGGTGAACGGGTTCGTGATCGATCCGGCCGCTGGTACCGGGCTCACCGACGGGCTGGTCCGGATGGAGATGGTCACGGCGTCCTACCAGGCGGAGTCCGTCCCCGAGGACGTGCGTGCCGATTCCCGTCGGGCGGTGGCGACGCATCCGAACGTGGTGCTGCTTCCGGTGGGTTTCACCGTCGGGGGGTACGTGGACGGTAGGTGGCGGCCCCGGTCGTTGGCCACGTACCCGACGCCGCAGGCGGCCCGGGACGCGGAGTCGTTCACCATCGCCGACATCCCGCGGGACGAGAACACCTCGATGGAAGACCTCATGGAGGCGTACGCCCGTGCCCGCGCGGCGCACCGTCCCCCACGTACCGACGACTTCGAGGTGGGTGGTGTGCGGTGCCGGGTGACCCGGGTCGAGACGTTCATCCGGTTCGGCCCGGACGGCCCGGAAGGGCCTCGCCCGTCGGACCGTGACTCGTTTCCGCCGCCGGCGAGTCAGGTGCACCAACTCCGGGCGCAGGGCCTGATGCCCGATCCCGACTGA
- a CDS encoding IS4 family transposase, protein MEQSAITSTITVAAGRFAPGHLGELTQQVPFEMVDAVLAEAGGVQSRVRDLPSRVVVYLLLAAGLFAEVGYRQVWARLVAGLDGLTVALPTSSALSQARRRVGDKPLVALFRLLSGPPAGAARWRGLLVCAIDGTSMFVPDTTANLRVYPRQAGSHGGSGYPMLRLVAVVACGTRAVIDAVFAPISIGELGCAGRLLSCLRPGMLLLADRGFAARQMIEQFAGTGADLLIRDKDDRRLPVIRRHRDGSWLSVIGAMTVRVVDAEIVVSMNGKRHVGRYRLITTLTDQRRFPALDLVTLYHQRWEIETAYLELKSTLLGGRVLRARTPNGVNQEVYALLAAYQAVRLAMADATASQPTTSPDRASFTIALHAARDQIIHAAGVIAETTIDLVGAIGRAVLADPLPPRRTRVSPHVVKRAISKHRAKGTIDRTNYQATININILATAGLTTGPEP, encoded by the coding sequence TTGGAACAGTCTGCCATCACGTCCACGATCACGGTGGCTGCGGGGCGGTTCGCGCCGGGTCATCTGGGTGAGTTGACGCAGCAGGTGCCGTTCGAGATGGTCGATGCGGTGCTGGCCGAGGCCGGTGGTGTGCAGTCGCGGGTGCGGGATCTGCCGTCGCGGGTGGTGGTGTATCTGCTGCTCGCGGCGGGGTTGTTCGCTGAGGTCGGTTACCGGCAGGTGTGGGCTCGGTTGGTTGCCGGGCTGGACGGGTTGACAGTGGCGCTGCCGACGTCCTCGGCGCTGTCGCAGGCTCGCCGGCGGGTCGGGGACAAGCCTCTGGTGGCGTTGTTCCGGCTGCTGTCGGGTCCGCCGGCGGGGGCCGCCCGGTGGCGGGGTCTGCTGGTGTGCGCGATCGACGGCACCAGCATGTTCGTGCCCGACACTACGGCGAACTTGAGGGTCTATCCGCGTCAGGCGGGCAGCCACGGTGGGTCGGGGTATCCGATGCTGCGGCTGGTCGCCGTCGTGGCGTGCGGCACTCGCGCTGTCATCGACGCCGTGTTCGCGCCGATCAGCATCGGTGAACTGGGCTGCGCCGGCCGGCTGCTGAGCTGCCTGCGCCCAGGAATGCTGCTGCTGGCCGATCGTGGGTTCGCCGCCCGTCAGATGATCGAACAGTTCGCCGGCACCGGCGCTGACCTGCTCATCCGCGACAAGGACGACCGGCGGCTGCCCGTCATCCGCCGCCATCGCGACGGGTCCTGGCTGTCTGTCATCGGCGCGATGACGGTCCGGGTCGTTGACGCCGAGATCGTCGTGAGCATGAACGGTAAACGCCACGTCGGCCGGTACCGGTTGATCACCACCCTCACCGACCAGCGCCGCTTCCCCGCCCTGGATCTGGTCACCCTCTACCACCAACGCTGGGAGATCGAGACGGCGTACCTGGAGCTGAAGTCCACCCTGCTGGGCGGACGGGTCCTGCGGGCACGGACCCCGAACGGGGTAAACCAGGAGGTCTACGCCCTACTGGCCGCCTACCAGGCGGTCCGGCTGGCGATGGCTGACGCCACCGCCAGCCAACCCACGACCAGCCCCGACCGGGCCAGCTTCACCATCGCGCTGCACGCCGCCCGCGACCAGATCATCCACGCCGCAGGTGTCATCGCCGAGACCACCATCGACCTCGTCGGCGCCATCGGCCGCGCAGTCCTGGCCGACCCACTGCCCCCACGCCGCACCCGAGTCAGCCCTCACGTGGTCAAACGAGCAATCTCCAAACACCGCGCCAAAGGCACCATCGACCGCACCAACTACCAAGCCACGATCAACATCAACATCCTCGCCACAGCAGGGTTGACGACCGGCCCAGAACCCTAA